The nucleotide window CGTACCCATCCGTGAAATACCACTGTCCGTCAATCGTTTCATATGCGGACTGCAGGGCGGTCACGGTTGCCTGGTTCAATGCCGCGGTATCTGAAAAGCTGATCAATCCATCCTGTACCGACACGCCGAAATCCTGAATCACCACACCCCCCAGGGTGCGGATCACAGATCCCCTGTCCTGTGCAGACCCGGCAGGATTATACTCTGAAAAAACAGGGTCTTGATCAAAGATAATCAATGTTGCCGGTACGGGACTTGAGCTGTCCGGGTTCAGGGTGGCTGAAATATCGGTTGAATATATCCTGAATTTACCGGGCATAGGTAAGCCTCATTCTTGACATTTCTTTTGCCATTTTTTTAATCGCCATACGGGAATCAGGATCAGTGATCTTGACCGGGGCTTCCATGTCCCCTGCCTGGAATCGGACAACAAGAGTTTCAGAAGGGGATTGTCCACCGTTGGCCATGGCCATACCACCGGTGGCAAACCTTTGAACCGGTATTTCAGGGAGTGATAAATTTGAAATTAACCCGCCGATTCTGGCTTTAACTACTCTCTGCATGTCAGGCAGGTTAAGGCGCATGGAGTTTAATTTGCTAAAAAATCCGGCACCGTACTTTGCAACGGCTTCCTTGCGGATAACGAACTCCCCGGCTTCCAGCAGTGCCTTTATCTTATCTCCGCCTCCATAACCAGGAAGACGTCCACCGCTGGCAAAACCGACAGGCCCGCCGGTCTGTTTTTCTTCAACTGTTTGTTTTACGGTTTTTTGGATGGTCGTAATGGTAATGGTTTTGGTTTCATCTCTGGTTAAATCATTTATCTCAGATTGAGCGTCTTCAAGATTCTCAAGGATGATCTCTACATTTGTTTCTCTCTTTTTTGTGATTTCATCCAATTGCTTTTGAATTGCCTTTGCGGTTTCTTCCCATTGCCCTTGTGAACTTTTGGCGTTATCTTTTTGTTCCGAATACAAATCAATCATGAAATTACCAACAGCTTTAACTCCATCTTTCGCGACCTCTTTCGTCGTGTCAAGACTTTTGACAATGATATCCTCACCATCTTTTGTTGAGCTTTTGATTTCTTCAGCAAGCCCGGCATAAAGGCCTTCAGCATCTTTTGCCAGAGTCTCTGCTAATTTATAATCACCATTTCTCAGGGCTTCTTTTGCTGCATAAAACTTTTCATCCGCCTGCAACCGTTCATCGTTCCACTGTTCTTCATCAGTCATGCCCTTCCGGTTCAGCTCCCGGAGCTTGTCTGCGGTGGACATGCGGGCGGTCTTGATTTTATCTTCCCACTCAATCACCTTTTTGGCATATTTTTCAGCCTCGGCTTTGGCGGTTTTATATGCTGCCTTGGCCTGCTTTTCAAAATCGTCCAGCTGCTCCTTTGTCGCCTTGACCGCTTCAGCCGGTTTTTTCATGGCATCCGCTGCCTGCTCACCGGCTGTTTTAACTTTTTTTAAATCGCTGTTGATTTCTTTTATGCGCTGATTCACGACCTTCAGCTCAGCTTTTGCGTCAATGGCTTCCTTTGTGGCAGTTCCCAAAAAGGTAGTTTTTTCAGATTTGGTCTGTAGCTGAACCTGCAGGGCCACCCAATAAGCCTTTGTCTTTGCAAGTTTCCTGCTCAGCTCTTCCAGTTCTTCCGGGGCCGTGCCTGTTATATCTTCCGGCAGTTTTACATCTTTGAATTCTTGAAACTTTTTCATGATCCTATCAGAAGAATCATACAGCCGGTTTTGTGCGTCCTTAGCTTCTTTCTGGGCATCACGCATTTCACGGAATGCCTGAACAGCCTTCCAGATCTCGACCCCGGTGTAAGCAATGTTAATAATAAGGCCAGCTTTCATCGCCAGGCTAGCCGCCTTAAACTGAGTTGTAAGAGATCCGACGGAAGCCCGTGTCAACGCAATATTACTCATACATTCTTTGAGCCCAAGCACAACCGTTGACAGCCCCATTTTCCACAGCAGAAATACGGCAGATCCTGCAGCCAAGGTCGAAAGCAAAATTTTGGTAGGCGTATCCGTTTCCGACACCGCATCCTTGAACAACCGGATGCCCTTTAACGCCGGAAGCAAACCCTTTGAGACTAAACCGCCAAGCTCAATGCCAAGCTCGCTGATTTCGTTCTTAAAAAGCTTGATCTGATTTTCCGGCGTGTCCTTCATCTTGTCAAAAGCGTCCTGCATGGAACCGGCTGACTTGGTCATACCGTCCGTTATTTCCTTGAGCCCGTCCAGATTCTGGGTCAGGGCCATAACGGCTGTTCTTGCTTCCACGTCCGGGATCAACATCCGCAATTGATCCATGGAAAGCGATTTTTTGCGAATGGCTTCCAGTGTCGGGATCAGTCCCTCCCAGGTGATTCCCAATTCTTCAAATTTCTTTTTGGCCTCGGGCGCGGGAGCGGCCATGGCCGTAATGGCACCCTTAAGGGCCGTGACCGCTTGCGGGGTTTTGATCCCGGCCTTGGTCATGGTGGCAATGCTTGTCGCCACATCCTGGAATTTCACACCTGCCGACCGTGCCGTGGGCAGCACGTCACCGATGTGTTGAGCCAGTTCGGGAAAGGTTGTCACACCGGACTTTACGGTCTGGAACAAAATGTCATATACATCATCAAGTTCACCAATTGATTTGCCGTAAGCGTTGATCACGCTGACACCGACATTAACAGCAGTCTTGGTGTCGGTAACACCGGCAACAGCAGCCTTGGCAGACAACTCAAGAACAGTGGTTGATTTTTCAAGTGCAACCCCTGCCGAAATGATATCATATTCAGCAGCGGCCAGTTCAGACGCGGTCTGGGGAATCCTTGTGGACAGGGTCAAGATCTCTTTTGACAATGCGGCATGGCGATCCTTTGACACGTCCAATAAGGTATTCACCTCCGCCATACGCTGGGAAAATCCGCTGAAGCCGGTGAATGACTTGACAAAGGTGAAACCGATACCGGCCAGGGCGGCAAGGCCTGCGGATGCCGTTGAAAGAGAGCCCGACCAGCTGTTGGTTTCATTCTTGAGTTCTCTGATTCTTTTTTTGAGCTGCAGCTTGGCCTCGGATAGTTCTTTTGCGGTAAGCTTGCCGGATTTCTTCAGCAGGTTATAAGCCTCACCCGTCTGTTTGATTTCGCTCTGAATATCTTTATATGGTCTTACATTCAACATACCCTTTGCGGCGTCGATCTTTGCCGCCTTTGAAAATTCCTGCCGGGTTTGGGATAAGGACTGTTTAAGCTTTTTTTGCTCGGCACTTAAATTTTCAGTATTAATCCCGGCTTCTTTCAGGGACCTCCGCAATTTTTGCAAGGATTGATGATTCTGTTGAAAAGCCTTTTTTAATGTACCCGCCTCTTTTTTTGCCTTATTGAACCGGTTGGAAAGGTCTTTTGTCGGCTGATCTGCAGCCTTGATCTCTTTTGCAAGTTTGGATACCTCTGCCTGGGCCGCAACCCAGGCCGCTTTACTTTCCTGGACATCCTTTTTCAGTTTTTTAAAGGACTCGATTTTACCCAGGGCGGACAAATCTTTTTCAAGCTTTTGTACCTCGGCAGACCCTTCGGTTTTCGTCTTGATTTTTATATCAATATCGTGACTCATGAATCATCCCTTTTACACGCCTTGACCGCTTCATTCACCGCTGCCTCAAAAAAACTCCAGCCGTATTCCCAAACTTGATGATGCCCCAGCATGATTAATTTACAGCAGGCGGAGTCGAGGCTTTTTCTTTCAAAACCGCTTCCCCTATTTTGGCCATTCTGCTCATCATGTTGGCAAAAAAAGGGTTGAGATTTTCAACCCCGTCAATAACCTGTTTCAGTTCGGAAGGTGAAAAATCCTCTTCCAGCTTTTTAACGGAAATGCCGGTACTTCCCGCAATCGCAACCGGCGGAAGGCTGTCCGGGAAAAGCAGGTCAATGGTAGTTATCTTTTCCTTTTCCATTTCATCCATCATATCCCGGATCTGGGCCACGCTCAGCTCCTTGATTGTGATATCCCTTTCACCGATTGTAATCGTTTTTGTCCGCTGCATTACGCTTCACTCCTATCCAATAATCTCAGTTTTAAAATACTCCTGCCCGGACGGCTGAGTGGTGTCCGCCAGGACGGTGGCATTGACGCCCAGGATTGCCGCACCGGACCCGATAAGCGGAAAATCTCCGTTCAGATTGATCTGAACTTTATGAAATGTCCACCGCATTCGTGGGCCCTGGTCATTCTTGTCGGATGCGAAAATCAGTTTTTTCTGAACACTACTAGCCGACATGGCCCAGGTGTATTTTGTGTTTACTGCCTCATGATCATATGACGCCACGTCCTCATCTGCTATGGAGCCAGTGGACAGCTTGCGGATATACCCGTAATCCGGGTCAAGGGAATAATCCGTACCTTGTACCCGCCGGATTGCACCGGTTGAATCAGTTACAACCACATCCTCTAATGTTTCAATGCCGGAAGGCGTGATGTAATTGGTATCCTGGGTTTCATACACCTGCTCGCCGGTCTGAAATGTACCGGATACGTTGACTAACTCGACATATCCGGACCCCACAAAGGCAATCTTACCGGTTGCCGCCGATGTGCCGCCGGTCACGGTATCGCCAACGGCCAGGCTACCGGTAATGACTCCGGTCAGCTTGGTGGAAAACACGTTCATATGACCCAGCTCGATGAACAGATCAGCCGCTAATGTCGGGTTCGCTTGATATACATAACTTGCAGATTGATTCAAAGCATTGAAGCTGCCTGACAACAGCGCCATTTTTAAGTTTTCATTGGTCATTTCCCGCAAACCGAAACTAAGAGATGCTTCCCGCTCTGATTCGACTTCCAGGATCGTTGCCCTGGATGCGTGCAAATTGGTTTTCATTTTGTCCGTTGATACGGACAGGTTAAAATTCAAGTTCTCAAGATCACCAAGCAAGTCAAAAGATGACCCGCCCACTGCACCGGCATAAGTCCTGCCGGTGCCGTTATACCTAACGTTGTTTGCACTGGGTGCTAATGGCATATTAATTTCCTTTTTTTATGTAGTTATCCCGGTAACCCGCGCCGACTTGATTTTAAAATTTTAATGGGTATGACTGATCCGCTGATAAACAATGGGTAAGTACTGATCGATCCTGATTCCCCATTGCTGTCAAGGCTGGCAATTCTGGCCCGGTAAAGGGCATCCTCGGCCAGTTCCCGCAGGGTTTCCGCCTTGATAAATCCGGCCATGGTTCTGCAATTGCCGTTGGTGATAATCTCTTCATCAATCACCCCCACGCCTATCTCCAATTCCCAGGAAATCTCCCGGGCAGAATCCCCCCTGACCTGCCGGATGGATGTTACTGCAACAACCGGATAATCCGTTTCCGGCTCCGGCGGGTTTTTTTCATCAATATCGATGCAAACCGTCTGAGTTTTCCCAAAGGTCTGTTGACACCAGGCCGTTAATGTTGCATCGGACGATAATGCGGTTTTAATCTGTTCGATCAGTTCAACTGTGGTCATCAATGATATTCCTTTGTTAAAACATTCAAGTCGCTTTCTTTTTTCACTGCGCGCCCGCTTAAATACCGGTTCAGGCTGCGGAAAAATTTACGTTCAATATTGCCCATGATATTATCTTTTTCCTGTTCGAAAATCGGTTCAATGACAGGTCTTGCAGGTGTTTTCAGGGTGGTGGTCGATTTTTTAACAGGAAACCCCAGGGCAAATAACATCTTACGCATCCGGGGCGTGATCCGGGTCTCATAACCCTTGGCATGCATCCGGGCCAGCCTCACCATGGAATCTGAAACACCTGCCGACTGCATAAAGCCTATATTGACCATCTGCATATCCTCATCATACTCATAGCGCACAGCCCCGGCCAGCTTGGAAAGTGGAGCCTTTTTCTTTGACAGCATGACCTCCTTGTACTGCCGGACACGCTTTTTACTGCCTTTCCTGCCTTTCCAGACCATCCTGTAATTCTTGACACTGCCCCTTTTGGCTCTTGCCAGCACGCCGGTATGGGGATTAAGCTCATCCCAGCCTCCGTCAACACCGCCGCCCCGGATTGCCTCCTGAATCAAACCCTTCAAACGATACCCTTCGGACTTCAAAGCCGAAGCCGTTGCCCGTTCCGCATACTGAGGAAACGCTTTCAGCAATGCGGAAATATTTTCAATAGCCAGTTCTCCGCGCTCATCAAGATGTATTTCAAGCATCGTATACCTCCGTCACAGTCCAGACCGCCCCGTCAATTTCAATGGTATCCAGGTAATGGGGCTCCGGCACATCCGATGCCTTAACCTCAACCGTGGCCAAATCCCTTGTTCTGCCACGATCAAAAGCAGACCGCACATCCCTCTGGCAGATCACGTTCCAGGTATAGTCATCCCCTTTTTTGCCATGACTGTTGTTTTCCTGTACCCCGTATTCGACCAGGGCGGCAATGGACACTCCCAAGCCCGTTGCTTTTGGCGTGTAAACCACGGTTTTGGCAAACTCATCCGTATTGAAAAACGCAGCATCCAGATCCACCTGCAGCTGATCCTTGAAAGCACTCATGAAAACCTCCTTTCCAGCCCAGGGGCAGCCGGTATATCAGGCATGGCCTTGTTCCTTTCCTCCCACCACATCAAGGACAGGTTCCCCGGCATTTTTTTCAATGAGTTCATCCACGATTTCTTCCGGCCATTCATGATCCGAATCAGGCGGATAATGCTTGCCCCCATAAACCACTGTCCGGGTAAGAAGTATCTTTTTTTTTGCCATAATCCCCTCCTGTAATCTAACGGGTAAATTAATCCACCACCGTAACTTCAATGACGGCTTCAGGCTGCCAGGGCACCGGCAGCGGCCTTGACTCGGCAAGTACCCAGAGAGCGGACGGATCTTCTTTCATCCATGCTTTTGAAAAAAGTTCTCCCACCACCTGGGCCCCGGCCTTAAGATCAAGAATGAGACCGAATTCAATGGTAAACCGTGCCTGGGTGGCAATCAGATAAATCTTGTTGGCCGGAATCAAACTCTGATCCACACCGCTGTCATCTTCATAGGCAGACCCGTAACTGTAAACGTCAATTCCACCCAGGTTGCCCATGTAATTGGACGTGGCCTTCCAGGTAAACTCTCCTGCGGAAATCCGACGGACATCAAAGGCCTTATCCTCTTCCAGGCGATCTCCCAGGGATGCTGCAGCGTCCGTTCCGCAAATCATGATGGTCGGACCGAACCCCAGGGCATTGATGATCATCTGAGCCCAGGTTTTAATCTGCTTTCTGGGTTTGGATGCAGTATCAGACCACTTGTCCGTGCCTGCAAGAACAATCTTATGAGCTGCAGGCATAAGATAATCCACCTGAAAAGCAACATTATCCTGGGTGACGGACATGGTGCCGGTCAAAGCCTGGGCACACATCCATTCGGTCCGGTTGAAAATCTGGTTTTTCAAATTCTTCTGTTCCGTGGCAATTTTCTTTTTCTTTGCCGTCATGATGTCGGTAATTCCGCCGGCATAATAAATCTGACCCGGCCCTTTCTGGCCCAGAAGATCCTTTGCAGGCATGGGGTGTTTGAGCCGGATTCTGGGTGTTTTTACCATTTTGGCCTGCCGGGTGGTCCCCTTGACGATCTTGCCGCCTTCAAGATCCGTGACAAACGGAGCCAGCTTTTTGCCACCTTTTTCAATATCAACTTCAATGGTGTCCGACTCGTTGGTATTTCTCTGATTGAACACCAGGTCCTGAAGCATCCTGGGCGGTGTTATAATCTGCTCAATGGTTCTTGTCTGAACTCTCCAGTCAAGATCGGGTATGTCTAAACTCATTTTAATATCTCCTGAATATCGGTTAAGATTTTATTTCACGTAAATGCCCAAGGCTTTCAGCTCGGCAATAGCCGTGGCTTTCTGATTCTCCGTGATCCCGTCCGGCCAGGTCAGGTAATGTTCGATAGCCGCTCCGTGTTCCATGAAGACGGCAGGCTCATCCCCTGCACTCGCATCCAGATCCCCGTAAAGAATTGCAGCGGCTTTTTCGGACCCGTCTTCAGCAGCCGGGGCAAGCTGAACCTTTTTGCCGGTTGCCGTCACAATGCCCACCACGGTTCCGGAAACATGATTGCCGCCGGAAAGAGTCCCGGGCATCATGATAGGCGGATGATCCCCGATAAAATTTTTGTCTTCAAACGTTCTGGTTGTCATTCCAAAATCCTGCATGGTATGATCTCCTCTTTAAAATTCAGGTTAAGGCCTATTAGCCGTTGACCAGGTTGGCATATTCGGAAGCCTGATCTTCAACGCTTTTGCCCGATGCCTTTTCCTTGTCTTTTTCCAGTCCCACCCCATTGGAATGCGCATTTTCCAGCCCAGCCAGGATTTCTGCCCGGCTTGATTTATCGTCGTCATCTTCCCGGGCCTTATTTGACTGACCGAAAATTTCTTTCAGAGAATTGGCCACATCAGCGCTTGCCCCGGAATTAACAACAACCGTAAATTTTCCGGCGGCATCTTCGCCCAAAACTGCCCCGGCAAGATCCAGAACCCTTTTGGTTTCAGCGTCAACCGCATCCTTGATTTTCTGTTCATTCTCTGCAGCAGCCTCGGCTTTTCCCTTTTCCAGGACCTGGCCATACAGATCAGAGTGCTCATTTTTCAATGTTGTAAGATCCATGATCTTCTCCTTTTTTAAAATTAATGCGAAATATGATTCAAAATCCTGTTCAACCCTGTCGATTAAACCTTTCTCCAGGGCCTCTTCTGCAAGGAAAACTTTACCATCAGCCATGGCCAATGCCTTTTCAGCATCAACCCCCCGGTTCCGGGCCACGGAATCGACAAAAATCGTGTAAAGGTGGTCAAGCCGTGTCTGGAAATAATCCTTGGCCTGTTTACTCAAAGGTTCGTCTTCATTCCCCAGGGCTTTATAAGTTCCTGCCGTAAGGTGGGTGAAATTCAAGCCCGCGTTTTCATTCCATTTTGACCAGTCAACATGAACCGTCCGCACACCGATGCTTCCCACGCTGGCAGTGACCGGGGCTGCAATATGCCGGGCCGCAGAACCGATCCAGTAGGCTGCCGAACACATCAGGCCATCTGCATAGGCGTAAATGTGTTTCTTTTTTCCCGCATCAAAAATAAAGTCCGCAAGTTCCTTACACCCGGTTACAAGCCCGCCCGGAGAAAAAATCTTTAACGCTATGGCCTTAACGGCGGGATCATTGATTGCCGCTTCAACCTGGTTGCGGATCAGATCATATGAAAACCGATAAAGGGAATATTGAACCGGTATGATTGCAATTTCATTTTGAATATTGAGATTTACACCCTTTTGACCGCCGTCTGAAAAAGAAGCGGCCATGTCTTTATTCTCGGCCTGAAGCCGGCGGGCAATGGACTCCAGGGCATCTTCCGTAATGGCCCAGGGCTCGGACAGTATATTAAAATCACTTTTCAGAATCATCGGACGGCTCCTTTTGAGATTGTTTTTTCACCTCGGCGGGCGGAATGATATCAAGTTTCCTTTCCAGTTTCCGTTCGCAGGACCTTTGCTGCAGGTTGGCTTCGTAATCCCCGCCGCCGATCTCCGCCGTAACACCCGCAAGTGTGGAAATGTTATGCTGAATGGCCAGAATATTGGCTTTGATTTCTTTTAACGGATCTACGTTGCCCTTGCGCGGCGGAATCCAGGTGGCACGGGTATAGGCGTGAACCGCATCATACCAGTCCGGGGACCCTTTCGGCAGAACGATCATGCCCCGCAGCCAGGCCTCTTCAAGCACCATGCTCCACACCGGCTGGCAGAATCCGTCCACCATCCATTTTTGATACATGGCAAATACCCGCCCGGCTTCCAGCAACGCCGCCCTGGCGGACGAATAATTGGTTTTTGAAAAATCTTTGGCAATCACTTCATAGGGCATGCCGATGGAAGCACCAATGGCCCGCAGAATCCGCTCCACAAAAGCGTCAAAGGAATTACCCGGGCGGTCGCTTTTAAGAACATGGGGCTTTTCATTGATATTGCCGTAAAGAACCGTACCGGGTACGGATTCATGATACCGTGTTTTTTCAGCATTCGGATCAGCACTGCGCATCCCTTCAGCCGTGCCATAGGGATCAGAGGTTTCGATAAACACAGGGAAAGAAGATGCAATGATGGCACCCACCACCTCAAATTCAAGATAGTCATTGAGATCTTTGAAAAACTTCATGGCAGGTGCAAGGATGGAAACACCCCGAACCTGTTCTTCTGTTTTGGCGATGAAATTATGGATTGCACCTGGCCGGTGTCCGGCCTTGGCCCTGACTTTGGTAAAATCACAGGAAGCAAGATCATAGTTTATGAATGCATCATCAGGATCAGCCACCCAGTATCCGGTGGGCATGCCGTATTCCCCGAACTCCACCCCGTCCTTGATATTTTCTTTTTCCGTCAAATCAGAAGGCGTGTATACTCGCAGCGGATCAACCGCCTGCAGGGCCAGGGAAAATACCCTGCCCGGACGGTTAATCATCAAAGGAATGCGAAAGAATTCCCCTTTGATAAGCATGGTTCGTATGGCCACAAGACAGTTCTGCCAGAAAGAAAGCCTGCCTGCAGCATCACTTTCCTGCTGCCAGATATGCCAGGCCCACTCCGCCTGGGTCTGAAATTCCCGGGACTGAACCTCGTTCCAACCCAGAACCTTTGCATTCGGTCTGGACTGGGGCTGCAACCCGGTTCCAACGGAGTTGACGGCAATGGAATCAATACTGGATGCGGCATGGGTGTCATTTGCGGCAAGATCCTCGGCCCGGTCTGCAATGACCTGTCTTTCCATCCTTGCGGAATAGGCAGTGTTCCTGGATACAAACCAGTTTGAAAGGGTCCCGCGTAATCCACCGGCAACCCTTGACACCTCATATGATCCGTATGGTTTGGCCCCGGTCTGCCGCAATGGCCGGTTATCAGGTCCGTAAAGGACAGGAGGATTGCCGCTCATCTTACAACCCTCCCCTGTC belongs to Desulfobacula toluolica Tol2 and includes:
- a CDS encoding phage tail tape measure protein, which translates into the protein MSHDIDIKIKTKTEGSAEVQKLEKDLSALGKIESFKKLKKDVQESKAAWVAAQAEVSKLAKEIKAADQPTKDLSNRFNKAKKEAGTLKKAFQQNHQSLQKLRRSLKEAGINTENLSAEQKKLKQSLSQTRQEFSKAAKIDAAKGMLNVRPYKDIQSEIKQTGEAYNLLKKSGKLTAKELSEAKLQLKKRIRELKNETNSWSGSLSTASAGLAALAGIGFTFVKSFTGFSGFSQRMAEVNTLLDVSKDRHAALSKEILTLSTRIPQTASELAAAEYDIISAGVALEKSTTVLELSAKAAVAGVTDTKTAVNVGVSVINAYGKSIGELDDVYDILFQTVKSGVTTFPELAQHIGDVLPTARSAGVKFQDVATSIATMTKAGIKTPQAVTALKGAITAMAAPAPEAKKKFEELGITWEGLIPTLEAIRKKSLSMDQLRMLIPDVEARTAVMALTQNLDGLKEITDGMTKSAGSMQDAFDKMKDTPENQIKLFKNEISELGIELGGLVSKGLLPALKGIRLFKDAVSETDTPTKILLSTLAAGSAVFLLWKMGLSTVVLGLKECMSNIALTRASVGSLTTQFKAASLAMKAGLIINIAYTGVEIWKAVQAFREMRDAQKEAKDAQNRLYDSSDRIMKKFQEFKDVKLPEDITGTAPEELEELSRKLAKTKAYWVALQVQLQTKSEKTTFLGTATKEAIDAKAELKVVNQRIKEINSDLKKVKTAGEQAADAMKKPAEAVKATKEQLDDFEKQAKAAYKTAKAEAEKYAKKVIEWEDKIKTARMSTADKLRELNRKGMTDEEQWNDERLQADEKFYAAKEALRNGDYKLAETLAKDAEGLYAGLAEEIKSSTKDGEDIIVKSLDTTKEVAKDGVKAVGNFMIDLYSEQKDNAKSSQGQWEETAKAIQKQLDEITKKRETNVEIILENLEDAQSEINDLTRDETKTITITTIQKTVKQTVEEKQTGGPVGFASGGRLPGYGGGDKIKALLEAGEFVIRKEAVAKYGAGFFSKLNSMRLNLPDMQRVVKARIGGLISNLSLPEIPVQRFATGGMAMANGGQSPSETLVVRFQAGDMEAPVKITDPDSRMAIKKMAKEMSRMRLTYAR
- a CDS encoding head-tail joining protein, giving the protein MSAFKDQLQVDLDAAFFNTDEFAKTVVYTPKATGLGVSIAALVEYGVQENNSHGKKGDDYTWNVICQRDVRSAFDRGRTRDLATVEVKASDVPEPHYLDTIEIDGAVWTVTEVYDA
- a CDS encoding major capsid protein produces the protein MSLDIPDLDWRVQTRTIEQIITPPRMLQDLVFNQRNTNESDTIEVDIEKGGKKLAPFVTDLEGGKIVKGTTRQAKMVKTPRIRLKHPMPAKDLLGQKGPGQIYYAGGITDIMTAKKKKIATEQKNLKNQIFNRTEWMCAQALTGTMSVTQDNVAFQVDYLMPAAHKIVLAGTDKWSDTASKPRKQIKTWAQMIINALGFGPTIMICGTDAAASLGDRLEEDKAFDVRRISAGEFTWKATSNYMGNLGGIDVYSYGSAYEDDSGVDQSLIPANKIYLIATQARFTIEFGLILDLKAGAQVVGELFSKAWMKEDPSALWVLAESRPLPVPWQPEAVIEVTVVD
- a CDS encoding head decoration protein codes for the protein MQDFGMTTRTFEDKNFIGDHPPIMMPGTLSGGNHVSGTVVGIVTATGKKVQLAPAAEDGSEKAAAILYGDLDASAGDEPAVFMEHGAAIEHYLTWPDGITENQKATAIAELKALGIYVK
- a CDS encoding S49 family peptidase is translated as MILKSDFNILSEPWAITEDALESIARRLQAENKDMAASFSDGGQKGVNLNIQNEIAIIPVQYSLYRFSYDLIRNQVEAAINDPAVKAIALKIFSPGGLVTGCKELADFIFDAGKKKHIYAYADGLMCSAAYWIGSAARHIAAPVTASVGSIGVRTVHVDWSKWNENAGLNFTHLTAGTYKALGNEDEPLSKQAKDYFQTRLDHLYTIFVDSVARNRGVDAEKALAMADGKVFLAEEALEKGLIDRVEQDFESYFALILKKEKIMDLTTLKNEHSDLYGQVLEKGKAEAAAENEQKIKDAVDAETKRVLDLAGAVLGEDAAGKFTVVVNSGASADVANSLKEIFGQSNKAREDDDDKSSRAEILAGLENAHSNGVGLEKDKEKASGKSVEDQASEYANLVNG
- a CDS encoding phage portal protein, encoding MSGNPPVLYGPDNRPLRQTGAKPYGSYEVSRVAGGLRGTLSNWFVSRNTAYSARMERQVIADRAEDLAANDTHAASSIDSIAVNSVGTGLQPQSRPNAKVLGWNEVQSREFQTQAEWAWHIWQQESDAAGRLSFWQNCLVAIRTMLIKGEFFRIPLMINRPGRVFSLALQAVDPLRVYTPSDLTEKENIKDGVEFGEYGMPTGYWVADPDDAFINYDLASCDFTKVRAKAGHRPGAIHNFIAKTEEQVRGVSILAPAMKFFKDLNDYLEFEVVGAIIASSFPVFIETSDPYGTAEGMRSADPNAEKTRYHESVPGTVLYGNINEKPHVLKSDRPGNSFDAFVERILRAIGASIGMPYEVIAKDFSKTNYSSARAALLEAGRVFAMYQKWMVDGFCQPVWSMVLEEAWLRGMIVLPKGSPDWYDAVHAYTRATWIPPRKGNVDPLKEIKANILAIQHNISTLAGVTAEIGGGDYEANLQQRSCERKLERKLDIIPPAEVKKQSQKEPSDDSEK